A segment of the Lentisphaera araneosa HTCC2155 genome:
GTCTTTGGCAGTATTGTAGAGGCGACTGACTTTAATGGTGGGGTAAACAATGAGTTTGAAGTCGCCGTCTTGGATCATGCGTTGAGTATGAGTGTACTTACCATAAATGGGGGCATATTGAACTTTTTTAGTACCTTCGATAAGGGGCATGACGCTATTGAATTGCACGTGTTTGGGTTTTGCGATCTTCGCAAGGTCGAGAGTGGTGGCCATAGCATCTTGAAGGTAGATGGGAATATTGAATTCTTGTTCAGCTTTGATGCCAGGACCAGCGATGAAGAAGGGGACCTGCATGGAATGATCGTACATGTTTTGCTTACCCACGAGTCCGTGGTGGCCAACTGAGAGTCCGTGGTCGGCAGTGAAGATGACATAAGTGTTATCTTTCATGCCACTTTTTTCGAGAGCGTCGAAAATGCGTCCGATCTCACGATCCATGTGAGTGGCGAGGGCAAAATATTCCTGACGGTGAACTTTTACGGCAAACTCGGTACGAGGAGAAGGCATGAGACGTTCGTCACGCAGACCAACTGGGTTACAGCCCATTTCTTCGTCGTAGGGGTAGTTACTCAAATAACTCTTTGGAACTTCGATTGAGTCGAGGGGGTACATATCGATGAATTCTTTGGGAGCTTGACGCGGGTCGTGAGTGGCGTTGAAGGCAATGTACATAAAGAAGGGCTTGTCATCTTTTGCGGCTTCGTTGATGAAATCAACACCGTGATTGCCGACGACTTCTGACCAGTGTGTACCACCAGACCAAAAACCACCTTGAGCTTTGTCCCAAGGTTTCCAACCATTGAGGTAATCATCCATATCTTTGGGGCGATTGTAGCCCGAGCCCTTGGGCATGCCACCACGAGCATCGCGAACAACATCAAAACGCGGTTGGCCTGGAACGTGCCATTTGCCTGTCATGTAAGTTTTGTAACCATTCTCTTTCATGATTTCTGACCAATGAGGGAATTCATTGATACCTTTTTGGGCTTTGTTAACAAAGAGGCCCGAGTTGAGCATGGCGCGACTGGCGACGCAAACGGCGCCGCCCCAAGCACCCATATTATAAGCACGATTAAAACTCGCACCAGAAGCCATGAGTTTATCGAGGTGAGGAGTTTTACAATTGTATCGTTGCATGGCACCAATAGTGTCGAGGCTCATGTCATCGGCAAATACGAAGAGGAAGTTGGGTTTCTCATTTTGTGCCGTGACACTCAAAACCATGAGTGAGCTACAGATAAGGTTTAAAATTTTGTTCATTTTTTCTCCTTTTTAGATTTTTTCTTTTTAGATATTGCTTTGACTTTAAATTTTTCTGGCTGATCGGGGTGACCTTGCTTGTGAATCTTTGAGGGAAAGGCGGACTTTTTATCCCAGGGATTAGTCTCAAGTTTAGTGTAAGTGGGATCATTATCAGTCTCAGGAAAAGTTTTGATGGCTTGACTCAAGCGATCGAGTACCGCTTTATATTCCGGGTTATTGATTAAGTCATTGAGTTCCGCAGGATCTTTCTCGAGGTCGTAAAGTTTTTCGGGTTTGCGGTCAGTGCTGATAAAGAGTTTGTAGCGAGTATCGCGAACGACGCGATCGCGGAAATAATAGACGTTTTCAACTCCCTTGTCAGTCATACGTGCAGGTTTTGAGCCCATGGCCATGATCCATTCGCGTTGACTTTTAGGTGCGCCAAGAAAGACTTCTTTGGCAGATTTACCATCATAAGTATAGTTGGGATCGATTTTAGCCCCTGCGAAGTCGGCAAAAGTTTGGTGCATATCGGTGAAGTCGACAATCGCTTTGGAGGTTTTTCCTTCAGGAATGATTCCAGGCCAGCTCACAATGAAAGGAGTATTGACGCCATTTTCAGTTGTCTTAGTTTTTCCACCTTTGACTTCGCGTCCATTCATATTGTTATTGATGCCACCCGAAGTGCCATTATCACAAGTCCAAACAATGATGGTGTTTTCGCGAATTTTCAGATCGTTGAGGTGATCGACGAGCTTTCCAGTGAGCAGATCAATGTAGTGAACCATAGCTTTGTGTTTCGCATATTTATCTTTGACATTAGGTTCCAGAGGGGTGTGAACGAGAGGACCATGAGGCAGGGCCATGGGGTAATAGATGAAAAAAGGCTTGTCTT
Coding sequences within it:
- a CDS encoding sulfatase-like hydrolase/transferase translates to MIKSLFTLVIFCGLALQAREATDKPNIIFVLLDDLGKEWINCYGGENIKTPRIDQLAEQGLKFDNAYSMPQCTPSRVAFMTGQYPYRSGWVNHWDSPRWGAGYYDWNKNPSIARTMKSAGYTTAVAGKWQLNDFRIHPDAMVKHGFDDYCMWTGCEGSTDKKHENISTQRYWNPYIHTKEGSKTYPGKFGPDIYNQFLLDFISENKDKPFFIYYPMALPHGPLVHTPLEPNVKDKYAKHKAMVHYIDLLTGKLVDHLNDLKIRENTIIVWTCDNGTSGGINNNMNGREVKGGKTKTTENGVNTPFIVSWPGIIPEGKTSKAIVDFTDMHQTFADFAGAKIDPNYTYDGKSAKEVFLGAPKSQREWIMAMGSKPARMTDKGVENVYYFRDRVVRDTRYKLFISTDRKPEKLYDLEKDPAELNDLINNPEYKAVLDRLSQAIKTFPETDNDPTYTKLETNPWDKKSAFPSKIHKQGHPDQPEKFKVKAISKKKKSKKEKK
- a CDS encoding sulfatase-like hydrolase/transferase, translating into MNKILNLICSSLMVLSVTAQNEKPNFLFVFADDMSLDTIGAMQRYNCKTPHLDKLMASGASFNRAYNMGAWGGAVCVASRAMLNSGLFVNKAQKGINEFPHWSEIMKENGYKTYMTGKWHVPGQPRFDVVRDARGGMPKGSGYNRPKDMDDYLNGWKPWDKAQGGFWSGGTHWSEVVGNHGVDFINEAAKDDKPFFMYIAFNATHDPRQAPKEFIDMYPLDSIEVPKSYLSNYPYDEEMGCNPVGLRDERLMPSPRTEFAVKVHRQEYFALATHMDREIGRIFDALEKSGMKDNTYVIFTADHGLSVGHHGLVGKQNMYDHSMQVPFFIAGPGIKAEQEFNIPIYLQDAMATTLDLAKIAKPKHVQFNSVMPLIEGTKKVQYAPIYGKYTHTQRMIQDGDFKLIVYPTIKVSRLYNTAKDPLEMKDLAKNPEYAAKIQELTGKLKKLMKDMNDDMDLDNPKPVKNNKKKKSKKKKA